TAAAATTGAAAGTTTTCTCTctatgattttatttaaaaaaagattttacaatTGCATTTTCTGTCTTAACAACCTTCAAATACAAATCAATCTGCTGATTATTTAGCTAATATAACCAGTGAGCTAAAACAGCAGAACGTATCACACAACATTCCCAGGGCACCTTTTTCATTACATTTAAGCagtgttaatttatttaatgtttacttttgtttttaaagatggaCTTGAATTTAAGCTGTTTCACCTTCATCAAATTCCAATTCATCAACTTCTACTTTTAAATATATTGGTCTATGGAAATTTTCAAGGTCTTTCTCTAAAGAGCAACAATAAATACTGTGAAATAAGAATTAGCTTATTTATCGCAAAGTAATGAAGTGGGTTATAAATTATACGTACAAACAATCCGAATTGTATTCATAGAAAAAGATATGACAAACTATACCAACATGCTGGTTTATGGTTTCATTTGGGTTAGATTGTTAATCAAACCATATTACAGTGTCTCTACAGAAAGCGCTTTCAAATTCACTCTCTCCAAGCATTCCGTAACTGTAGAACCTTTATATTGTATATAGTTGACGTCACCAGTTATTACCTGAAAGCTGCTAATAGAACCATAAAACAGGCTCGTTCAAAACAAATTCAACGCAATACAACAGTACCTTTCAATCTCCTGTCATAATCTTGTCTTTTTTGATCATCTAACAGAATGTTACGTGCTTCttgaatttttaagaaaaaagaggTACTCCTTGCAGATTTTTGAGATGCTTGCTTATCTGGGTGGTGCTACAAATTAAGTATTGCAAAATTCAGCAAAATATAAAGTTAAGATATATAATATCATTTTACACATGCTTTTTAAGGAAAACCTTAGCATGCTTGTTGCAAACAGGCAAACTTTCATAAAGTTTGGCTTTCTATATCAAGATATCGGTAAAACACGTTAATAACTTTGTGAGGATGTGGGCGAGTGCCATTGCACAACTCTCCTAAAAAGCCTATGGAGAATAACATGCAAAATAACTGATTGGTGAGATTTAAATACTTGTATGTTCAAAAAGGCATATAGAAATATAAGAAAAGGATTAAATTCAGGTTTACCTTCAGAAGTAATTCTTgacacctttttttaatttcttcagtTGTTGCTTTATATGTCACTCCTAACAACTTATAATAATCTTCCATGAAATATACTAtagaaacaaaatcaaaagGAACACCCTTACATGGCTAGACCGTCTATATTTGAAAGTTCATTAAACACCAACCACCACATAAGAACAGGGTAAGAGGGGGGAACAAAGTTAGGAGctcaattttttgcaaaatatctaCATATACACCACATCCTGCATATCTGTTTGAAACTATACAATAAGAATgaacaaactttcaaaaatttcattaaagttaagaattttttcagaaatactGTGTGAGTTGCATTTAATGAAGAGGTTGCAATAAAAACGATTTGGGTTAAAAACCAGTCAAATGGTTGTGGTAAAACCAGTTACTAATAAGAAAGTGATTTATCTGAGAAACTATAATACAAATTATTTGTAACTGTATATAACAATAACGATACGTTATAAACCAGATAGGcttccaaaatatattttataaaatacccTATagcttaatttaaatttttcgtaaatatatattaaataaaacatatatatagcCAAGTAAAatgatttataaaaaacaattaaatttaatacaaagtttaaaaaatataaaatactctAACAAGTTTATCGTCATGTTGGTTTTACCTAAAATGGCATGCCTTTGCATTCATATGTATACCCCATACACCAAAAAGCACAAATACCTCCATAAATACAAACAGATTAACATCAAAAGCTATAcgaaaacaaacttttaattgGGACAGTAAGGATTATTCTTAGgaatgaaattttttatatttaaaggcTATGAATCGCAGTggttgttttcattttcttttgaagtAGCTGAAAATCTTGTCTAATTTGCTAACTTTTTTAACGATACGTCACCACATTATTGAGGGGTTATTGACGTCATCGAAATATATTTCTGTAACTGTTTGCTTCCAAATCAAGCATTAAAGTTTTTAACAGGTCACTTAACTAGTGTTAATCTactgtttaaatattttgtattatttGTAAACTTTATGACAACAGATTAAAGACGTGGAGATTGAAAAACCTGGAGTCATACTTTATGTTGACTATCATTAAATATAGTATTATATTTTTCCTACTCTTTCCTAGGGTGAATAAAATTTATTGCAAGGTTCAGGCAATAAGGAAGACAAGCTAAATTCCAGTAGAATGACATCatcgtaaaaaaataattttaaagaatttaacaacatgcgaaagtgggtaaacagaaaaaactttgagaatgtttttgttttgctatCACAAAATCACTTTCAGTACAGTTTGTGGTGCATAATTAtttgaagtttttttcaaatctgGCAGATTAAACAAAGTACCTGTTGTCTCTCAAGATGTTATGATAcagaaaataacacaaaaaaaattcataaaaaatttgaaTACACGTATTCAAGTGATAACTTATGTCTAAAACTCTAAAATTATGTTTATAACGGCGAAACATCATTCTATTCTGCAGAAAATACCTATTTCAACacacaataaataaaattactcttAGACAATCACAAGAGGCCAGTTAGCACTCCCTCACTTCGTTCATTTAGaatgtgtttgtttacattcatGCGGACTAACATCACACAAGTTTGTGTGGAGACTACTTTGACCCTAAATATGTTGAGAACCAAAgctaacaaatataaaaaaatttacacagtTCATATTCACACTATTATGAACATTTTAAGCACGGCTTGTTatcaattgttaaaaaaataaataaaaatagttaataccactaaataaaaataaataaatgaataattaaTGTAAACATTAATGTTCAATAAGTGTGGCCAGCATGAAAATAAGGAGAGTAATAACCATATACGCAGGCAACTTTGTAATCATTGTACAGTGGTGTAGGTGGTTCGACTGAGTTAGTTGGAATTTTACACTTTGTTGGTTGTTCATTCTCAATCTCCATTTCTTTTACTtcattttgatttgtttgaacAGTTTCATCTTGAAAAATGACAGGTGTGTGTTTACAATTTCTAAGATTATCGTATATTCTAGAATCAAGGTGTCGACATTTCTTAACTATCTGGTTTTGTTCTTTGAAATTTATAGATTCATTTTTCCTTTTATCACCTACACAGTTTAATTGttgaagaaaatgtttattaaatttagaatttttgcTGATAGTTGATTCTGGCATTCCTGATCAAGTAACTGTAAgtaataatatataattattgtcaataactaaaaaaataataatttgaaactaACATAAATCCATCAATTTAATTCAACATAAACCAtgaacaactttttttaattgtaatCTTTCAAGTACAAATTAAgcattaagttttttttaccaGTTAGGGCATGATATCTATCCCTCTAGTAGTTAACCATACAGTATATATGTTAGTTTTTTTGGTTGGTATTTATACCTTGAACGTACAtttataacttaaaatttaaggtCAAAAAACTTTCCAAATGTTAATGTGTATGCTAACATATTTTTTCCACTTCACTGGATTTTGACTGTTTATATATTTTCGTCACAGTTTATACGACATCAAGCTTATGTTCATTTTTCTTATGTAATATGTGGGTGAGAAGTATTCGCAAataaatttgaagttttttttgtttttttgttatttgtttttgtaagtGTATTAAAAgtgtattaaaattttattacaacaccgctttttaaaatgaaaaagtttgtaaacttttaaaacttgttaatCAACAAAATTATAGTACTGCTTGGGAGCAAATTCATTTCTTATTTCTGCAATTTATTGCACCAGTGACGTATCCAGAGTTTTTTTGGGACTACCGCTTTCTTATACCCAACTTTTGCTTAGGTTAGTATATTTTGGGTTTTAACGTCCCTAGATCACCTGAAAATGGCTTTGCGGCACTcaaaacagcaaaattttgtacaaatattacttgcattttattacataatattatatatattttgtttttagtctTCTTTTAGTCTGATAAATACCTGTTAAAACTTTCTTCACAGAATTAATACTTACAATGTAAATATATAGGCCACCTATtagttttctgttttttatataatgaCGACACAAAGTTTGCTCAAGAAACAGTAAATACTTATAACTTAATGAGTCTAATCTCTCTTTCTTACAATTTTTACTTCTATTTATAATAATTTACTATATAACTACATTTATGATCAAGCGTGTTTGGTATTTTAAACAAGCAAAATGAAATTTGCTTTGCAATGTCTTCTTTtgacttttcaaaaataacaatCATAGAACAATTATTGTTCAAAATGTATTATAACAGGAATGttgtaattcttttttaaaaacagatgttcattgaaaaagtttttatcaatTGCGAAACAAATGTTATGTTATACACGTGTCTGAACACTGAAAACATACAAATATCGACCATTAAAAATCGActatttgaaaaatctttatcagtTCTCAAGATATTTGTCGAGATAGTTGccctaattatgcgaaattatgactTCATGAGTATGCAgtgagcataattatggtaactaaataataaaatttatgtaaaatgtttaaaacgcgTCATAGTGAACAGCcagaaatcatttttaactctatataGCTTGTCAAAACTGTTAAATTAACTTCCTTGCAGAGCATAttcatgacatcatgcatatttagtgaatcttcttagtccaaattctatATAAAcaatcaagaatttttaaaaaaatattcaaattcctagacaatCTTTCATATGCCATTAACTTCATTTTACGCGGGAGGTAACCTGtaacaataattattttgttaaattgGACCCTCATTGGGAATAGAAAAAATGTCAGACTTAGCAAATGTCCCAGTTATGTGGAACCCTCCGAGTTTTTGAAATCATTCAAATTAtcgatattataaaaaaaatacacttAAAAAAACTCATGGGCATTGATGtcaaattttctttatatagaaacgtaatttatataaaatacataATTTAAACAGAAGTTCTAGATGCCCCGATGCAATGGTATTTACTTCATTGTCGCACATTCAAATTTTAAATCCTACAAGTTCAAGGTAATTAGAAATTGAACATGGAGGATTTACACCGCTTGTATTTTCTGCTACTAGTGGTATGAGACGTGAGTATCATAAATTTTTCTCACACCTGTCAGAGATAATatctaaaaaaaggaaaatggaTATACAAATTAAGACAGCATTGATACAAAGAAAATTGCCCTTTGGAGATCAATTGGTGTCTGCGTTCGTAAAAGAACAGAAATACACATGAAATCCAAAGACAGCAACCTCGCCCAATCAGCCAAGTGAGTATAAGTACTTGGGTAATCTTGTGGATCCAAACCTGGTATTGAATAATAATTTTGAAAGTAGATATCGAAAAGCATCTAACAGATTGCAACTCCTTAATAAATTATGACAATATGTCACAAAATCTGTTTTAGTCATGATATATAATGCAATGATTGTGCCATTGTGTAGCAATTTCCACTCCTATTTTAAGATAAATTGTCACGCAAAAGGAACTCGG
This is a stretch of genomic DNA from Hydractinia symbiolongicarpus strain clone_291-10 chromosome 9, HSymV2.1, whole genome shotgun sequence. It encodes these proteins:
- the LOC130656814 gene encoding dnaJ homolog subfamily C member 24-like; translated protein: MEDYYKLLGVTYKATTEEIKKRCQELLLKHHPDKQASQKSARSTSFFLKIQEARNILLDDQKRQDYDRRLKEKDLENFHRPIYLKVEVDELEFDEVTNEYFTECRCGGSYVVHEDELKSGSICIPCEDCTYYLEVISKKGK